A region of Bifidobacterium adolescentis ATCC 15703 DNA encodes the following proteins:
- a CDS encoding AAA family ATPase, with product MIISVINLKGGSGKTTTAMALATAAARHNRNVSVLDTDPQGDATTWAGDAEDAGETLPFTVDSANIGKLKRLRKTMADDELVIIDCPPAGNVVDVACDVSDFVIVPATQGPFELSHALETAESLDAAGKPYALLLLKVENNKLAGNAVNLIRERGASVFDASVPKRVGMQKVIGHAFPSNLNGYEDVYSELEEVIA from the coding sequence ATGATCATCTCGGTCATCAACCTCAAAGGCGGCAGCGGCAAAACCACCACCGCCATGGCGTTGGCCACCGCGGCCGCACGGCACAACCGCAACGTGTCCGTGCTGGACACCGATCCGCAAGGCGACGCCACCACATGGGCGGGCGACGCCGAAGACGCCGGCGAAACCCTGCCGTTCACCGTGGACTCCGCCAATATCGGCAAACTGAAACGACTGCGCAAAACCATGGCGGATGACGAACTCGTCATCATCGACTGCCCGCCGGCCGGCAACGTGGTGGACGTGGCCTGTGATGTGTCTGATTTCGTGATCGTGCCGGCGACGCAGGGCCCATTCGAACTCAGCCACGCGCTGGAAACCGCGGAAAGCCTCGACGCGGCCGGCAAGCCGTACGCGCTGCTGCTGCTCAAAGTGGAGAACAACAAACTGGCGGGCAACGCGGTCAATCTCATCCGCGAACGCGGTGCCAGCGTCTTCGATGCCTCGGTACCCAAGAGGGTGGGCATGCAGAAGGTAATCGGCCATGCATTCCCCAGCAATCTCAACGGGTATGAGGATGTCTACAGCGAACTTGAGGAGGTGATCGCCTGA
- a CDS encoding DUF4391 domain-containing protein has protein sequence MTIASCGSVSATTLGLPNSTAIPAEKARLPKGLFVAKIPVSAKTKQRLANDIESITMLSLLQARNTKLAAGTRVPEILVIGLRLHEPNAAVPTDIVELIAMQRKSGMLFVCVRDADFEGTTRQECAFAVRRALPARAGHTTTSKVFASDWQPAGEATLNATDPAVDSMDALWESLCSQVILDDPSPIDVNTRLARRMQIAQLTAQVDKLTRDHQRAKNPEQRNEIYAKLHKMKRQLEELQGQ, from the coding sequence ATGACGATCGCCTCCTGCGGTTCCGTTTCCGCAACCACTTTGGGTCTGCCGAATTCCACTGCGATTCCCGCCGAGAAGGCGAGGCTGCCGAAAGGCCTGTTCGTGGCGAAGATTCCGGTTTCCGCCAAAACAAAGCAGCGATTGGCGAACGACATCGAATCAATCACCATGCTGTCGCTGCTGCAGGCGCGCAACACGAAGCTTGCCGCCGGTACGCGCGTGCCGGAAATACTGGTGATCGGCCTGCGTTTGCACGAACCAAACGCCGCCGTTCCGACGGATATCGTCGAATTGATTGCGATGCAACGCAAGTCGGGCATGCTGTTCGTTTGCGTACGCGACGCCGATTTCGAAGGTACGACGCGTCAGGAGTGCGCGTTCGCCGTCCGTCGAGCGCTGCCGGCACGTGCCGGGCACACGACCACATCCAAGGTGTTCGCTTCCGATTGGCAGCCGGCCGGCGAGGCCACGCTGAACGCCACGGATCCGGCGGTCGATTCCATGGACGCCTTGTGGGAGTCGCTATGCTCGCAGGTGATTCTGGACGACCCCTCCCCCATCGACGTGAACACGCGTCTTGCCCGACGCATGCAGATTGCACAGCTCACCGCGCAGGTCGACAAGCTCACCCGCGACCATCAGCGTGCCAAGAATCCCGAACAGCGCAATGAAATCTACGCGAAACTGCACAAGATGAAGCGCCAGTTGGAGGAACTGCAAGGGCAATAA